Proteins co-encoded in one Inmirania thermothiophila genomic window:
- a CDS encoding DUF3047 domain-containing protein: protein MTRCLRLTLALLLACAAQASAQVLDPAREGLAGWEEQRFHGRTRYRIVTLDGEPVLEAHARAGASGLVRPVAVDLAATPLLRWRWRVERLPRGAAEHSRAGDDFAARLYVVFRTGPFPWQRYALDYVWTRATPPGTRWPNPYTGHTVMWSVAQGEAGLGRWQTHERDVAADLRRAFGREVRRIEAVALMTDADDTGSEALAYYGAIAFLPAAAAAAPVPPHQEVSRP from the coding sequence TTGACCCGATGCCTGCGCCTGACTCTCGCCCTCCTGCTTGCGTGCGCGGCGCAGGCATCGGCGCAGGTCCTGGACCCGGCCCGGGAGGGGCTCGCCGGATGGGAGGAGCAGCGCTTCCACGGGCGCACGCGCTACCGGATCGTGACCCTCGACGGGGAGCCGGTGCTCGAGGCCCATGCCCGCGCCGGCGCCTCCGGCCTCGTGCGGCCCGTCGCCGTGGACCTCGCCGCCACGCCGCTGCTGCGCTGGCGCTGGCGCGTGGAACGGCTGCCGCGGGGCGCCGCCGAGCACAGCCGCGCCGGCGACGACTTCGCCGCCCGCCTCTATGTCGTCTTCCGCACCGGTCCGTTCCCGTGGCAGCGCTACGCCCTCGACTACGTCTGGACGCGGGCGACGCCCCCCGGGACCCGCTGGCCCAACCCCTACACCGGCCACACCGTGATGTGGTCGGTGGCGCAGGGCGAGGCGGGCCTCGGCCGCTGGCAGACCCACGAGCGCGACGTCGCCGCGGACCTGCGCCGCGCCTTCGGGCGCGAGGTGCGCCGGATCGAGGCGGTGGCGCTGATGACCGACGCCGACGACACCGGCTCCGAGGCCCTCGCCTACTACGGCGCCATCGCCTTCCTGCCCGCCGCCGCGGCGGCGGCCCCCGTCCCACCCCACCAGGAGGTGAGCCGACCATGA